One Sanguibacter sp. HDW7 DNA window includes the following coding sequences:
- the ispG gene encoding flavodoxin-dependent (E)-4-hydroxy-3-methylbut-2-enyl-diphosphate synthase, whose protein sequence is MSVPISLGMPAVKEAPPVLAPRRPTRRINVGSVPVGGGAPISVQSMTTTPTTDINATLQQIAELTAAGCDIVRVACPSQDDAEALPIIARKSQIPVIADIHFQPKYVFAAIDAGCAAVRVNPGNIRKFDDQVKQIAQAAKDAGTSLRIGVNAGSLDPRLLQKYGKATPEALVESAVWEASLFEEHDFHDFKISVKHNDPVVMVRAYELLAERGDWPLHLGVTEAGPAFQGTIKSATAFGALLSRGIGDTIRVSLSAPPVEEVKVGIQILQSLNLKERKLEIVSCPSCGRAQVDVYTLAEQVTAGLEGLEVPLRVAVMGCVVNGPGEAREADLGVASGNGKGQIFVKGEVIKTVPEHAIVETLIEEAMRIAASMEPVEGTAPSVSVGR, encoded by the coding sequence GTGAGCGTACCGATCAGTCTTGGCATGCCGGCGGTCAAGGAAGCACCTCCCGTCCTGGCCCCGCGTCGACCCACCCGTCGCATCAACGTCGGGTCCGTCCCCGTCGGCGGAGGCGCACCGATCTCGGTGCAGTCCATGACGACGACCCCGACGACGGACATCAACGCGACCCTTCAGCAGATCGCCGAGCTCACGGCCGCGGGCTGCGACATCGTGCGCGTCGCGTGCCCGTCGCAGGACGACGCCGAGGCGCTGCCGATCATCGCGAGGAAGTCGCAGATCCCCGTCATCGCCGACATCCACTTCCAGCCGAAGTACGTCTTCGCGGCGATCGACGCCGGCTGCGCGGCCGTGCGCGTCAACCCGGGCAACATCCGCAAGTTCGATGACCAGGTCAAGCAGATCGCGCAGGCGGCCAAGGACGCCGGCACGTCGCTCCGCATCGGCGTCAACGCCGGGTCCCTCGACCCGCGCCTGCTGCAGAAGTACGGCAAGGCGACGCCCGAGGCCCTCGTCGAGTCGGCCGTGTGGGAGGCGTCGCTCTTCGAGGAGCACGACTTCCACGACTTCAAGATCTCCGTCAAGCACAACGACCCCGTCGTCATGGTGCGCGCCTACGAGCTCCTCGCCGAGCGCGGCGACTGGCCCCTCCACCTCGGTGTGACCGAGGCCGGCCCTGCGTTCCAGGGCACGATCAAGTCCGCGACGGCATTCGGCGCCCTGCTCAGCAGGGGCATCGGCGACACGATCCGCGTTTCCCTCTCGGCCCCGCCGGTCGAGGAGGTCAAGGTCGGCATCCAGATCCTCCAGTCGCTCAACCTCAAGGAGCGCAAGCTCGAGATCGTCTCGTGCCCGTCGTGCGGGCGCGCGCAGGTCGACGTCTACACGCTCGCCGAGCAGGTGACCGCGGGCCTCGAGGGCCTCGAGGTCCCGCTGCGCGTCGCGGTCATGGGCTGCGTCGTCAACGGCCCGGGCGAGGCGCGCGAGGCCGACCTCGGCGTCGCGTCGGGCAACGGCAAGGGTCAGATCTTCGTCAAGGGCGAGGTCATCAAGACGGTCCCCGAGCACGCCATCGTCGAGACCCTCATCGAGGAGGCCATGCGCATCGCGGCCTCGATGGAGCCCGTCGAGGGCACGGCCCCGTCGGTGAGCGTCGGTCGCTGA
- a CDS encoding DUF4081 domain-containing GNAT family N-acetyltransferase → MGRWFRGQGAATGSAVRVLTDADVPAALALCAADPVASILAASRLRPALLGGLAVAGGHGWLYPATGEPRALCWVGANVVPVLGDLVGAEAESALDAFGVELRRGGRRASSIVGPAEHVLGLWDRLGSSWGPVRDVRPEQPSLVLDRSPDIEPDPEVRLASPDELAALLPASVAMFLEEVGYSPLGAAPGAYVERVRSLAEQGRTFVRTAPGARVDLGPTDAVVGAAVRSGLPAREHVVFKAELGAIAGPVAQVQGVWVTPARRGEGIAAPAMAAVVAGTLERFGVVSLYVNSFNERAIATYRRVGFEQVGTFATVLF, encoded by the coding sequence ATGGGACGGTGGTTCCGCGGCCAGGGCGCCGCGACGGGATCTGCGGTCCGGGTCCTCACGGACGCGGACGTCCCGGCCGCGCTCGCGCTGTGCGCGGCGGACCCCGTGGCCTCGATCCTCGCGGCGTCGCGGCTGCGACCTGCCCTGCTCGGCGGGCTCGCGGTGGCGGGCGGCCACGGCTGGCTCTACCCGGCGACGGGGGAGCCGCGCGCGCTGTGCTGGGTCGGTGCGAACGTCGTGCCCGTGCTGGGTGACCTCGTGGGCGCCGAGGCCGAGTCCGCGCTCGACGCGTTCGGCGTCGAGCTCCGACGTGGCGGACGGAGGGCGTCGTCGATCGTCGGGCCCGCAGAGCACGTGCTCGGGCTGTGGGACCGGCTCGGTTCCTCGTGGGGGCCGGTGCGGGACGTGCGTCCCGAGCAGCCGTCGCTCGTTCTCGACCGCTCCCCGGACATCGAGCCCGACCCCGAGGTGAGGCTCGCGTCGCCCGACGAGCTCGCGGCGCTGCTGCCCGCGAGCGTCGCGATGTTCCTCGAGGAGGTCGGCTACTCGCCGCTCGGTGCGGCCCCGGGGGCGTACGTCGAGCGGGTGCGGTCGCTCGCGGAGCAGGGACGGACGTTCGTCCGCACCGCGCCGGGTGCGCGCGTGGACCTCGGACCGACGGACGCAGTGGTGGGTGCCGCTGTCCGCAGCGGGCTCCCGGCGCGCGAGCATGTCGTCTTCAAGGCCGAGCTCGGGGCGATCGCGGGCCCTGTCGCGCAGGTGCAGGGCGTGTGGGTGACCCCGGCGCGGAGGGGCGAGGGGATCGCGGCGCCCGCGATGGCGGCCGTCGTCGCGGGCACGCTCGAACGCTTCGGCGTCGTCTCGCTCTACGTGAACTCGTTCAACGAGCGTGCGATCGCGACGTACCGGAGGGTCGGCTTCGAGCAGGTCGGGACGTTCGCGACCGTCCTCTTCTGA
- a CDS encoding proline--tRNA ligase: MLLRMSTLFLRTLREDPADAEVASHRLLVRAGYIRRAAPGIYSWLPLGLRVLAKVEAVVREEMVAAGAQEVHFPALLPREPYEATGRWTEYGPNLFRLQDRKDADYLLAPTHEEMFTLLVKDLYSSYKDLPLTLFQVQTKYRDEARPRAGLIRGREFIMKDAYSFDIDDAGLDASYQAQRDAYERIFTRLGLEYVIVAATAGAMGGSRSEEFLSPSPIGEDTFVRTAGGYAANVEAVVTPVPAALDFSEVPAASVVPTPDASTIGSLVALLDASHPRTDGRTWSAADTLKNVVLALTHPDGEREIVVVGVPGDREIDLKRAEASFAPAEVEPATDADFAKNPTLVKGFIGPQVLGRAHTGDEDATRYLLDPRVVTGTRWVTGANAVDAHVVDLVAGRDFVGDGTVEAAEVRPGDVAPDGSGELEFARGIEIGHIFQLGRKYSESLGLKVLDVNGKQVTVTMGSYGVGVTRVLAALAEANNDERGLAWPAHVAPAHVHIVATGKDAAVFAEAERIATELSARGVEVLYDDRPKVSPGVKFADAELLGVPLLVVVGRGLADGVVEVRPRAGEAEQLEVAAVVETVAARVAELLAD, translated from the coding sequence ATGCTCCTGCGGATGTCCACGTTGTTCCTGCGCACGCTGCGCGAAGACCCTGCCGACGCGGAGGTGGCGAGCCACAGGCTCCTCGTCCGCGCGGGCTACATCCGCCGGGCGGCCCCCGGCATCTACTCGTGGCTCCCGCTCGGCCTGCGCGTCCTCGCGAAGGTCGAGGCTGTCGTGCGCGAGGAGATGGTCGCGGCGGGTGCGCAGGAGGTCCACTTCCCCGCGCTGCTGCCGCGCGAGCCCTATGAGGCGACGGGCCGCTGGACCGAGTACGGCCCCAACCTCTTCCGGCTCCAGGACCGCAAGGACGCCGACTACCTGCTCGCGCCGACGCACGAGGAGATGTTCACGCTCCTCGTCAAGGACCTGTACTCGTCGTACAAGGACCTGCCGCTCACGCTCTTCCAGGTGCAGACGAAGTACCGCGACGAGGCGCGTCCGCGCGCGGGCCTCATCCGTGGGCGCGAGTTCATCATGAAGGACGCGTACTCGTTCGACATCGACGACGCGGGCCTCGACGCCTCCTACCAGGCGCAGCGTGACGCGTACGAGCGGATCTTCACGCGCCTCGGTCTCGAGTACGTCATCGTCGCCGCGACCGCGGGCGCCATGGGCGGCTCGCGCTCGGAGGAGTTCCTCTCGCCGAGCCCCATCGGCGAGGACACGTTCGTGCGGACGGCCGGCGGCTACGCCGCGAACGTCGAGGCTGTCGTCACGCCGGTCCCGGCCGCGCTCGACTTCTCCGAGGTCCCCGCAGCGTCGGTCGTCCCGACGCCCGACGCGTCGACGATCGGTTCGCTCGTCGCGCTGCTCGACGCCTCCCACCCGCGCACCGACGGTCGCACGTGGTCGGCCGCGGACACGCTGAAGAACGTCGTGCTCGCCCTCACCCACCCGGACGGGGAGCGCGAGATCGTCGTCGTCGGCGTGCCCGGCGACCGCGAGATCGACCTCAAGCGCGCCGAGGCGTCGTTCGCGCCGGCCGAGGTCGAGCCCGCGACCGACGCGGACTTCGCGAAGAACCCGACGCTCGTCAAGGGCTTCATCGGCCCGCAGGTCCTCGGTCGCGCCCACACGGGTGACGAGGACGCGACCCGGTACCTGCTCGACCCCCGCGTCGTCACCGGCACGCGCTGGGTCACGGGCGCCAACGCGGTCGACGCGCACGTCGTCGACCTCGTCGCAGGCCGCGACTTCGTCGGCGACGGCACGGTCGAGGCCGCCGAGGTCCGCCCGGGTGACGTCGCGCCCGACGGCTCGGGCGAGCTCGAGTTCGCGCGCGGCATCGAGATCGGCCACATCTTCCAGCTCGGTCGCAAGTACTCCGAGTCGCTCGGGCTCAAGGTGCTCGACGTCAACGGCAAGCAGGTCACCGTGACGATGGGCTCCTACGGCGTCGGTGTGACGCGTGTGCTCGCGGCGCTCGCCGAGGCCAACAACGACGAGCGGGGCCTGGCCTGGCCCGCCCACGTTGCCCCCGCGCACGTCCACATCGTCGCGACGGGCAAGGACGCGGCCGTCTTCGCGGAGGCCGAGCGCATCGCGACGGAGCTCTCGGCGCGCGGCGTCGAGGTGCTCTACGACGACCGTCCCAAGGTGTCGCCGGGCGTGAAGTTCGCCGACGCCGAGCTCCTGGGTGTCCCGCTGCTCGTCGTCGTGGGCCGCGGCCTCGCCGATGGTGTGGTCGAGGTCCGTCCGCGTGCGGGCGAGGCCGAGCAGCTCGAGGTCGCCGCGGTCGTCGAGACTGTCGCTGCGCGCGTCGCGGAGCTCCTCGCCGACTGA
- a CDS encoding ABC transporter permease, whose product MTTLDHVRSPEAYAGPGPFGVLAAQVRAEVLRYRRLPEYVVGVVVLPVILFAMFGLPNAEQTLPGGTSVVALLFVSFACYGIVSQALFTFGADLAEERQQGWLRRLRATPMPMGVYFGGKLALSLVWSLVTITGIALLAQLAGDAGFSPARLATTVGVLLLGTVCFSPMGSAIAYWARPRAVTTIVNLVFLPLSFLSGFFFPLSQLPDVLQGVAPWLPTYHFGQLAWGAMAPADDISLFGATTGGSTWLHVVVVVGWGVACTVLTALGYRRDLDRERS is encoded by the coding sequence ATGACCACGCTCGACCACGTCCGCTCCCCCGAGGCCTACGCGGGCCCCGGCCCCTTCGGCGTCCTCGCCGCCCAGGTGCGCGCCGAGGTGCTCCGCTACCGGCGTCTGCCCGAGTACGTCGTCGGGGTCGTCGTCCTGCCCGTCATCCTCTTCGCGATGTTCGGCCTGCCCAACGCCGAGCAGACGCTCCCGGGCGGCACGAGCGTCGTCGCCCTGCTGTTCGTGTCCTTCGCGTGCTACGGCATCGTCTCGCAGGCGCTCTTCACGTTCGGCGCCGACCTCGCCGAGGAACGCCAGCAGGGCTGGCTGCGTCGCCTGCGCGCGACGCCCATGCCGATGGGCGTGTACTTCGGCGGCAAGCTCGCACTGTCGCTCGTCTGGTCGCTCGTGACGATCACGGGCATCGCGCTCCTCGCGCAGCTCGCGGGGGACGCCGGGTTCTCGCCCGCACGGCTGGCGACGACCGTCGGCGTCCTGCTGCTGGGCACGGTGTGCTTCTCCCCCATGGGGTCCGCGATCGCCTACTGGGCACGGCCGCGTGCGGTGACGACGATCGTCAACCTCGTCTTCCTGCCGCTGTCGTTCCTCTCCGGGTTCTTCTTCCCGCTCTCGCAGCTGCCGGACGTGCTCCAGGGGGTCGCGCCGTGGCTGCCGACGTACCACTTCGGGCAGCTCGCCTGGGGTGCCATGGCTCCGGCCGACGACATCTCGCTGTTCGGCGCGACGACCGGCGGATCGACGTGGCTCCACGTGGTCGTCGTCGTCGGCTGGGGCGTCGCGTGCACGGTGCTCACGGCGCTCGGCTACCGCCGTGACCTCGACCGCGAACGCTCCTGA
- a CDS encoding ABC transporter ATP-binding protein, with product MIEAHGLRRTFGDVVAVDGIDLVVEPGEVVAVLGPNGAGKTTTIEMLLGMRTPTAGTVTVLGGEPTDRAVRARVGAMLQDTDAPGSLTAAEVVDLVGAYHPVRIPTALALERADLTEHAHKRVSQLSGGQRQRLSFAIAMVGDPDVLYLDEPTAALDVAARVELWEHVRAFAALGRTVVYSTHNLAEVKGTASRVVVIDRGRILADGTPDDVRRLVEGATIALTTDASAAVLGALPGLRSVEDPGGAVRAVVLHVTDPVAALRTLLASDAHVSALEVTEASLEDAFFALTGSAHADARTPQTAEEALR from the coding sequence GTGATCGAGGCACACGGCCTGCGTCGCACGTTCGGCGACGTCGTCGCGGTCGACGGGATCGACCTCGTCGTCGAGCCGGGCGAGGTCGTCGCCGTGCTCGGCCCCAACGGCGCCGGCAAGACGACGACGATCGAGATGCTGCTCGGCATGCGCACACCCACTGCGGGGACCGTCACGGTCCTCGGCGGGGAACCGACCGACCGCGCTGTCAGGGCGCGTGTCGGTGCGATGCTCCAGGACACCGACGCGCCCGGCTCGCTCACCGCGGCCGAGGTCGTCGACCTCGTCGGCGCCTACCACCCCGTCCGTATCCCGACCGCGCTCGCGCTCGAGCGCGCCGACCTCACCGAGCATGCGCACAAACGGGTCTCCCAGCTCTCGGGCGGACAGCGTCAGCGCCTCTCGTTCGCGATCGCCATGGTCGGCGACCCCGACGTCCTCTACCTCGACGAGCCGACCGCAGCGCTCGACGTCGCCGCGCGCGTCGAGCTGTGGGAGCACGTCCGGGCGTTCGCGGCGCTCGGCCGGACCGTCGTCTACTCGACGCACAACCTCGCTGAGGTCAAGGGGACCGCGAGCCGCGTCGTCGTCATCGACCGCGGCCGGATCCTCGCCGACGGCACGCCCGACGACGTCCGGCGGCTCGTCGAGGGCGCGACGATCGCCCTGACGACCGATGCCTCCGCCGCCGTGCTCGGGGCGCTGCCGGGCCTGCGCAGCGTCGAGGACCCGGGCGGCGCCGTGCGTGCCGTCGTCCTTCACGTCACCGACCCCGTCGCCGCGCTGCGCACGCTGCTCGCCTCGGACGCGCACGTGAGCGCGCTCGAGGTCACCGAGGCGAGCCTCGAGGACGCGTTCTTCGCCCTCACCGGGTCCGCGCACGCCGACGCTCGCACCCCCCAGACGGCCGAGGAGGCCCTGCGATGA
- a CDS encoding sensor histidine kinase, which translates to MTGPTRARDDAPDATAPAPLRRSGGRNVGGLLLAVAGTGAYLMPGMYVLTPGSPQLSGAWWVAYLVGLVLFVVLAFAEDELRVPEVWLVGGVVLAAAVAFLLDPRGGVSGVPLSVAAATVGLSLARPWVVGVCVGYVALIAVVALRSEGSPSFAFILTTMYAGLVVFAAVTGYSSASERRLREQNAEALAELTAAHEELRAARDDLAEASRAAERLRISRELHDLVGHQLAGLAVHLEVASHLTDGQAAVHVEAARGAAKSLLGDVRAVVARLRDDEPTDLVAALAAVADAVPHPRVVVATEGVGNLVPGCAHVVLRCVQEGVTNAVRHAGAGRVDVLVRRSGGEVLVEVHDDGRGADGVVEGNGLRGMRERVDALGGNVEVVAAAGVGLVLRVRVPLDGCAETRDVA; encoded by the coding sequence GTGACAGGACCGACACGCGCGCGTGACGACGCGCCCGACGCGACGGCACCCGCGCCGCTGCGCAGGTCCGGCGGCAGGAACGTGGGTGGCCTGCTGCTCGCGGTCGCGGGCACGGGGGCCTACCTCATGCCGGGGATGTACGTGCTCACGCCGGGCTCGCCGCAGCTCTCCGGCGCGTGGTGGGTCGCCTACCTCGTGGGCCTCGTGCTGTTCGTCGTCCTGGCCTTCGCCGAGGACGAGCTGCGTGTCCCGGAGGTGTGGCTCGTCGGAGGGGTCGTCCTCGCCGCTGCCGTAGCGTTCCTCCTCGACCCGCGCGGAGGGGTCTCGGGAGTTCCGCTCTCCGTCGCGGCAGCCACCGTGGGGCTCTCCCTGGCGCGCCCTTGGGTCGTCGGGGTGTGCGTCGGGTACGTCGCGCTCATCGCGGTGGTCGCGCTGCGGTCCGAGGGTTCGCCGTCCTTCGCGTTCATCCTCACGACGATGTACGCGGGTCTCGTCGTCTTCGCGGCGGTGACGGGCTACTCGTCGGCGTCCGAGCGGCGCCTGCGGGAGCAGAACGCCGAGGCGCTCGCAGAGCTCACCGCCGCGCACGAGGAGCTGCGGGCAGCGCGCGACGATCTCGCGGAGGCGTCGCGCGCGGCCGAGCGGCTGCGGATCTCGCGCGAGCTGCACGACCTCGTCGGCCACCAGCTCGCGGGGCTCGCGGTGCACCTCGAGGTCGCCTCCCACCTCACCGACGGGCAGGCGGCGGTCCACGTCGAGGCGGCGCGCGGGGCTGCGAAGTCGCTTCTCGGCGACGTGCGCGCCGTCGTCGCGCGACTCCGGGACGACGAGCCGACGGATCTCGTCGCGGCGCTCGCGGCGGTTGCGGACGCCGTGCCGCACCCGCGCGTCGTCGTCGCGACGGAGGGCGTCGGGAACCTCGTGCCGGGCTGCGCGCACGTCGTGCTGCGCTGCGTCCAGGAGGGCGTGACGAATGCCGTGCGCCACGCGGGTGCCGGGCGCGTCGACGTCCTCGTACGTCGCTCGGGCGGAGAGGTGCTCGTCGAGGTGCATGACGACGGTCGCGGCGCCGACGGGGTCGTCGAGGGCAACGGACTGCGCGGCATGCGAGAGCGTGTCGACGCGCTCGGCGGGAACGTCGAGGTCGTCGCGGCCGCGGGCGTGGGGCTCGTCCTGCGTGTGCGTGTCCCGCTGGACGGCTGCGCCGAGACCCGGGACGTCGCGTGA
- a CDS encoding response regulator transcription factor, giving the protein MSASVRVVLADDQTLVRAGLAALLGLADGIEVVGEASDGREALEVVAALRPDVLLLDLRMPVLDGLGTLEALAQAEHRPAVLVLTTFDDDDLVVAALRAGARGYLLKDVTLDEVVEAVRTLARGERLVQPAVTARVLDRLAAAPLAEHVPAGPAVTMTPRESEVLRLLAAGWSNREIARGLHLAEGTVKNHVSAIMLKLGVRDRTRAVVRALDLGLVGR; this is encoded by the coding sequence GTGAGCGCGTCCGTGCGGGTCGTCCTCGCGGACGACCAGACGCTCGTCCGCGCGGGGCTCGCGGCGCTCCTCGGCCTTGCTGACGGCATCGAGGTCGTGGGGGAGGCGTCCGACGGGCGCGAGGCGCTCGAGGTCGTCGCAGCGCTGCGTCCCGACGTCCTCCTGCTCGACCTCCGCATGCCCGTGCTCGACGGGCTCGGCACGCTCGAGGCCCTCGCGCAGGCCGAGCACCGGCCTGCTGTGCTCGTCCTCACGACGTTCGACGACGACGACCTCGTCGTCGCGGCGCTGCGCGCCGGGGCGCGTGGCTACCTGCTCAAGGACGTGACGCTCGACGAGGTCGTCGAGGCGGTCCGGACGCTCGCACGCGGCGAGCGGCTCGTGCAGCCCGCGGTGACGGCCCGGGTGCTCGACCGCCTCGCGGCCGCGCCGCTCGCCGAGCACGTCCCGGCGGGTCCGGCCGTCACCATGACGCCGCGGGAGAGCGAGGTGCTGCGGCTGCTCGCCGCGGGCTGGTCGAACCGGGAGATCGCTCGTGGCCTCCACCTCGCCGAGGGCACGGTGAAGAACCACGTCTCGGCGATCATGCTCAAGCTCGGCGTGCGGGACCGGACGCGGGCCGTCGTGCGCGCGCTCGACCTCGGGCTCGTCGGGCGTTGA
- a CDS encoding DUF4439 domain-containing protein produces the protein MDTPSRPAPVRRAARATALVALALALAGCGVRLETPPPSEPSLTAVEAARRAAVTDVLDVRATARAAAAGAKDRTAKILEEVVRAADVQEVQLGGVYDSGLVAADGSPAPLPTGTAAGDDPAAVVELLGQAASRARAGLETSEDPGFARLTGSMSIAHLVASRALAAAADVEAPETELPAVAPVPTALEGVPAADLTALVVAEDSAGYMLEVLASRLTDPQRSAALARAATHRSRADAWARAAGLAGTPEDPRRVAYDLPDGITAAEPDTALVGSAEAALTTDLVTLVAVVPAATRAAMIDLAADTWSAALTWGAARVPLPGMPELATAKG, from the coding sequence ATGGACACGCCTTCCCGCCCTGCTCCCGTGCGCCGCGCCGCCCGCGCCACGGCCCTCGTCGCGCTCGCGCTCGCCCTGGCGGGCTGCGGGGTCCGGCTCGAGACCCCGCCGCCGAGCGAACCGTCGCTCACCGCGGTCGAGGCCGCCCGTCGCGCGGCCGTCACGGACGTCCTCGACGTCCGTGCGACCGCACGCGCCGCGGCCGCCGGTGCGAAGGACCGCACCGCGAAGATCCTCGAGGAGGTCGTGCGCGCCGCCGACGTGCAGGAGGTCCAGCTCGGCGGCGTCTACGACTCGGGCCTCGTCGCGGCCGACGGCTCGCCCGCTCCCCTGCCGACCGGCACGGCCGCGGGCGACGACCCGGCGGCCGTCGTCGAGCTCCTCGGGCAGGCCGCCTCGCGCGCCCGTGCCGGGCTCGAGACCTCGGAGGACCCCGGCTTCGCACGTCTCACGGGGTCGATGAGCATCGCGCACCTCGTCGCCTCGCGCGCGCTCGCCGCCGCGGCCGACGTCGAGGCGCCGGAGACCGAGCTCCCCGCCGTCGCGCCCGTGCCGACCGCCCTCGAGGGCGTGCCGGCTGCCGACCTTACGGCGCTCGTCGTCGCCGAGGACTCCGCCGGCTACATGCTCGAGGTCCTCGCGTCCCGCCTCACGGACCCGCAGCGCTCTGCGGCGCTCGCCCGCGCCGCGACCCACCGCTCGCGCGCCGACGCCTGGGCCAGGGCTGCCGGGCTCGCCGGCACGCCCGAGGACCCGCGGCGCGTCGCATACGACCTGCCCGACGGCATCACCGCGGCCGAGCCCGACACCGCGCTCGTCGGTTCGGCCGAGGCAGCTCTCACGACCGACCTCGTCACGCTCGTCGCCGTCGTCCCGGCCGCGACGCGCGCCGCGATGATCGACCTCGCCGCCGACACGTGGTCGGCCGCGCTCACGTGGGGCGCCGCGCGCGTCCCTTTACCCGGTATGCCGGAGCTCGCCACCGCGAAGGGCTGA
- the rimP gene encoding ribosome maturation factor RimP produces MAPQHEDLAAAVTAAIADAVASADLFLEDVTITGPATRSVVRVTVDLRDDEVGSLPLERVAEVSRAVSDALDASDVLPHAYQLEVSSPGATRTLTEARHFRRARTRLVRVETRDGAEVTGRLTDVEDDALVLDDEAGTTHRLPLADVRRGRVELEMRRIDEVDLGDDDDVED; encoded by the coding sequence ATGGCACCTCAGCACGAGGACCTCGCCGCGGCCGTGACCGCGGCGATCGCCGACGCCGTCGCGTCCGCCGACCTCTTCCTCGAGGACGTGACGATCACGGGTCCTGCGACGCGCAGCGTCGTGCGCGTGACGGTGGACCTGCGCGACGACGAGGTCGGCTCGCTGCCGCTCGAGCGCGTCGCCGAGGTCTCGCGCGCCGTCTCGGACGCGCTCGATGCGTCGGACGTCCTGCCGCACGCCTACCAGCTCGAGGTGTCGTCGCCCGGCGCGACGCGCACGCTCACCGAGGCGCGGCACTTCCGCCGCGCCCGCACCCGGCTCGTCCGCGTCGAGACGCGCGACGGGGCCGAGGTCACCGGCCGCCTCACGGACGTCGAGGACGACGCGCTCGTCCTTGACGACGAGGCCGGCACCACCCACCGCCTGCCGCTCGCCGACGTGCGTCGCGGTCGTGTCGAGCTCGAGATGCGTCGCATCGACGAGGTCGACCTGGGCGACGACGACGACGTGGAGGACTGA
- the nusA gene encoding transcription termination factor NusA: MDIDMTALRLLESEREIPLDVLVSAIEEALRSAYLRTPDAYAHARVEVDRRSGRVTVLAREEIVTQVPVEADPEDPDAEPTTRTLRELGPEFDHTPSGFGRVATATARQVIVQRLRDAEDDQVLGQFRDKEGELLGGIIQQGRDPRVVLVDVGGTEAVLPQHEQVATERYVHGERLRSFVVEVTRGLKGAQIVLSRTHPGLVRRLFEMEVPEVADGTVEIVAIARESGHRTKIAVRSTVPGVNAKGACIGPMGQRVRAVMAELHGEKIDIVDWAEDPARFVANALSPSKVTSVEVVDLAARAARVVVPDYQLSLAIGKEGQNARLAAKLTGWRIDIRSDGVVDAGTEGAPADADGEGR, encoded by the coding sequence ATGGACATCGACATGACCGCGCTGCGGCTGCTCGAGAGCGAGCGGGAGATCCCGCTCGACGTGCTCGTCTCCGCGATCGAGGAGGCCCTGCGCTCCGCCTACCTGCGCACCCCCGACGCATACGCGCACGCGCGCGTCGAGGTCGACCGCCGCTCGGGCCGCGTCACGGTCCTCGCACGCGAGGAGATCGTCACGCAGGTCCCGGTCGAGGCCGACCCGGAGGACCCGGACGCCGAGCCGACGACGCGCACGCTGCGCGAGCTCGGACCTGAGTTCGACCACACGCCCTCGGGCTTCGGCCGCGTCGCGACCGCGACCGCGCGCCAGGTCATCGTCCAGCGTCTGCGCGATGCGGAGGACGACCAGGTGCTCGGGCAGTTCCGCGACAAGGAGGGCGAGCTCCTCGGTGGCATCATCCAGCAGGGCCGCGACCCGCGTGTCGTGCTCGTCGACGTCGGCGGCACGGAGGCCGTGCTGCCGCAGCACGAGCAGGTTGCGACGGAGCGCTACGTCCACGGCGAGCGGCTGCGCTCGTTCGTCGTCGAGGTGACGCGCGGCCTCAAGGGCGCGCAGATCGTCCTGTCGCGCACGCACCCGGGGCTCGTGCGACGGCTCTTCGAGATGGAGGTGCCCGAGGTTGCCGACGGCACCGTCGAGATCGTCGCGATCGCCCGTGAGTCGGGTCACCGCACGAAGATCGCGGTCCGCTCGACGGTTCCGGGCGTCAACGCCAAGGGCGCCTGCATCGGCCCCATGGGCCAGCGCGTGCGCGCCGTCATGGCCGAGCTCCACGGCGAGAAGATCGACATCGTCGACTGGGCCGAGGACCCGGCGCGGTTCGTCGCGAACGCGCTGTCGCCCTCGAAGGTCACGTCGGTCGAGGTCGTCGACCTCGCGGCTCGTGCCGCGCGCGTCGTCGTGCCGGACTACCAGCTTTCGCTCGCGATCGGCAAGGAGGGGCAGAACGCCCGTCTCGCCGCGAAGCTCACGGGTTGGCGCATCGACATCCGCTCCGACGGGGTCGTCGACGCGGGCACCGAGGGCGCGCCTGCCGACGCCGACGGCGAGGGGCGCTAG
- a CDS encoding YlxR family protein — MTSSPRALEAPVAGPVRTCVGCRRKDARDALVRLVVDDASPGATPRVVVDERRSLPGRGAWVHPDPRCHELADRRRAVVRALRITSAVEHAWQDNAGRA, encoded by the coding sequence ATGACCTCGTCCCCGCGCGCCCTCGAGGCGCCCGTGGCGGGCCCGGTCCGGACGTGCGTGGGGTGCCGACGGAAGGACGCGCGTGACGCGCTCGTCCGCCTCGTCGTGGACGACGCCTCGCCCGGCGCGACCCCCAGGGTCGTCGTCGACGAGCGTCGGTCCCTCCCGGGGCGGGGAGCGTGGGTCCACCCGGACCCTCGTTGCCACGAGCTCGCCGACAGACGGCGGGCAGTGGTGCGTGCGCTGCGGATCACCTCTGCGGTCGAGCACGCGTGGCAGGACAACGCTGGACGCGCGTGA